The Dehalococcoidales bacterium genomic sequence TGGTCAGTCCCCTTGTGCCTGGGCATGATCGCCAGCATTTCTTCGAGGGCGGCTATCTTTTCCGGAGCCGTCCTGGCCAGACGGAAGTTCTTCTCCGCGTCAAAATACTGCGGGGGTAAATTAGCCGGCATTTCTTATCCTGCTAGTACTATTGTTAAACCCCGTCCTCCCTGGAAATCCATCCCCCTGCCTCCTCCTTCCTTCGGCAGGCTCACTTCGTGGTGACTCAGTGGAACCAGGACAGGCTCTTTGGTAAAGGAAGGGGGAAGGGGCTATAGAAGAGGGGCGAAACCCCTCTTACACACCTCTTTAACGCCTGTCATTGCCACGGGCTTCGCCCTCGCAATGACACAGGCCTTTTTCTGTCAACCTCCTAATTCTGGGCTTAGGCAACTCTCTGACGCCCTTTTTGGCTCCCCGCCGGCTTAGCCATGCTCAACAGAAAATAGGGAGTACATTGTTAATCGCAGTTCTTCTACCCAAGATAACCCTTTATTCTCTTCGCCAGGCTGGCGGTAATACCCTTGACCCGGGCTATTTCTTCCACAGTGGCTTCTCTAATGGCCTGCACCGAGCCAAAGTGCCTCAGTAAAGACCGCTTGCGCCTGGCGCCGATACCGGGGACAGTATCAAGCACGGAAACAAAAGTCCCCTTCTTACGCACTTTCTGATGATAGCTGAGGGCAAAGCGGTGCGCCTCGTCCCGCAGACGCTGCAGTAGCTGAAGTCCCGGCGAACTGCGGGGTAGAACAACCGGCGCTTTCTCCCGGGGGAGAAAAATCTCCTCATTTTCCTTGGCTAAACCGGCGGCAGGGACGTCCCCGGCCCCGGCTTCCTCCAGCGCCGCCAGCGCCGCATTCAGTTGCCCTTTGCCCCCGTCAATGAGGATAAGGTCGGGCAGTCCTGCCCAGGCATCCGGCGCGGCGGCATCCCGGCTTTTAAGACGCCGGAAGCGACGGCTGATGACCTCCTGAAGCATGGCATAGTCATTGGCTCCGGGCACCATCTTAATACGGAAGCGCCGGTAAAGGGCTGGCTTCGGCTTACCTCCCTCGAAGACCACCATACTGCCCACCGCGTCCGTTCCCTGGATATTAGAGATATCATAGCCTTCCATGCGGGCAGGCAGGCGCGGCAGCCGCAACTCTTCCTGTACTTCCGCCAGAGCCGCCTCCAGCACTTTAGGAGATGCCAGCTTCTTAATCTTGAGCTGTTCCAGTTCCTGGCGAGCGTTTTCGGCAACAATCTGCACCAGCTGTTTCCGGTTACCCCGGCCCGGCACCTGGATATCAACCCTGGCCCCTCTCCGGCTTTGCAGCCAGTCCCGGACCACGGCCATATCCTCCACCGGATGCTGGAGCAGTAAGAGCGGCGGAACGTAAGGGCTGGAACCGTAAAACTGTTTCACGAAGTCAGTCATGATTTGCGGCGGCGCTTCATGCTGAGTGCCCTGCAGGACAAAGCTTTCCCGGCCAATCAGCTTGCCACCCCGGATAAAGAAGACCTGAGCACAGGCCTGGTCTCTATCCTGGGCGAAGGCAATAACATCCTGCTCGCCCCTGACCGTGGCGGCGATTCTCTGCCCTTCGACGACCCGGCGCATCGCCTGTATCTGGTCTCTGAGCAGCGCCGCCTTCTCAAAATCCAGGGCTTCAGCGGCCCTTCTCATCTGGCCCTCCAGTTTCCGCACCACCGTTCCCTGTTTTCCTTCCAGAAACAGGATCACCTGCTTGATGACATCATCATATTCCTGCTTGCTGACCGCCCCGATACAGGGCCCCAGGCAGTGGTTGATGTGATAGTCAAGGCAGGGTTGCCGGTCATTACCGGTGATTGTCCGGGAGCAGGAGCGGAACAGGAAGATCCCCCGCAACACCTTGAGCGTTTGCCGTACTGACCGGGCACTGGCAAAAGGGCCGAAATACCGCCCTCCGTTCTCTTCCAGACGGCGGGTAACACACACCCGGGGGCAATCTTCAGTGAGGTCAATATTGAGGTAAGGAAAGGCCTTATCATCCTTAAGACGGACGTTATAATGGGGATGGTGCCTCTTTATCAGATTTAACTCGAGGATAAGAGCTTCCTGCTCCGATGTGGTAACAAAGAAATCAAGGTCATGGACCCGCGCCACCAACCGTTGCAGCTTCGGCGACAGCTTTTGCCCGCTGCCGAAATATGACCTGACCCGGTTCTGGAGATTGGCCCCTTTACCCACGTAGAGGATATTACCCTCGGCGTCCCTCATCAGGTAGACACCCGGGCCGGAGGGTAGCTGTTTTAGCTGTTCGTTTACCAAACTGCTGGCCAACTCATCACCCCCGGGTTCCCCGGATATACTTCTCGCTTTGCCGGCCGGTTAGCACCACCCCTTCTTCTCCCCGATGGAATCCACACCAGTAATTATAACCCTTTTTCGGTGACTGGAAAAAGAAGATCAAAGAGACTGTTCAGCAACTAGTCTAGCATACCGACGAAGCATGTCCCGTACTCCGATACGGTAATCGGTATCCAGAATGCCGCCAACGCGTGCCAAGATCGTTCTTTCCGGATTCCGTGTCAAGCCTGTCCTGGCGACAGGCCAGGGCTCGGAATGACAAATCCTGTTATTACACAACCTTATTGCTGAGGAGCGAATGAAGGCACGAAGCGACTGGCTAGGTTTCCCGGATGAGGTTGGCCAGGAACTCGGCGTTGGTTTTTGTCTTTCTCAAACGGTCAATAATCCGTTCCGTGGCTTCAGCGAGGTTAGCCGAGTCAGAGGAAATCATGGATGCCATGCGCCGGAGCAGCCATACCTGCTTCAAGGTTTCCTCGCCGAGGAGGAGCTCCTCACGCCGGGTACCGCTGCGCTGAATATCTATCGCCGGGAAGGTCCGCCGTTCCGCCAGCCGGCGGTCAAGATGCACCTCCATATTACCCGTGCCCTTGAACTCTTCGTAAATCAGGTCATCCATGCGGCTGCCGGTATCAACCAGACAGGTGGCAAGAATGGTCAGACTACCGCCCTCAGCGGTGTTACGGGCAGCGCCAAAGAAGTGCTTGGCCGGGTAGAGAGCCGCCGGGTCAATGCCTCCGGACAGGGTACGCCCGCTGGAAGGCATGGCCAGATTATAGGCCCTGGTGAGACGGGTAATGCCATCAAGCAGAATAAACACGTCCTTGCCGCTCTCCACCATGCGTTTAGCCCTGTCCAGGGCCAGCTCGGCGACACGGGTCTGGTTCTCCACCGGCTCATCAAAGGTAGCGGCGATTACCTCGCCCCTGACGGAGCGTTTCATGTCCGTAACCTCTTCCGGTCTTTCCCCGACCAGACATACCAGCAGGTGAATATCAGTATAGTTGTTGCTGGTACAGTTGGCGATAGACTTGAGTAGCATCGTCTTGCCGGCTTTCGGCGGAGAGACGATCAGACCCCGCTGCCCCCGGCCGATAGGCGCAATAAGGTTAATCAAACGGGCGGCGATATCATTAGCCGGGGTTTCCAGGTCGATGAGCCTGTCGGGAAAGGTGGGCGTGAGCGCCCCGAAATGGGGACGGCCCTTGGCCAGCTCCGGGTTCAGGTCATTAACGGCTTCTACCCGCAGCAGGCTGAAATACTTCTCTCCCGCCCTGGCAGGCCTGCCCTGACCGGCGACCATATCACCGTTGCGCAGGCCGAAACGCCGGATCTGGGACTGGGAAACGTAAATATCAGTGGCGCTGGGCAGCAGAGTACCATTCCTCAGGAAACCATAGCCGTCACTCATTATCTCCAGGATACCGCTGCAGAAGGTGTTCCCTTCCTGTTCCGTGTACGCCTGGAGCAGACGCATAATGATGTCCTGCTTCTTGAGACCGGAATGGTTGGTGATATCCATCTCTTTGGCCAGCTCAATCAGCTCGTCCTTGGATTTACTTTCCAGTTGATTCATATCCATCTTAATTTTTCTCCTAGTTTTCAGGTATCATCAGGAAGAAGGGTTTATTTTAAAATTATAGCGGAGGGTGAATCCAGTCCCGCTTCATCACATCCATGGCAACCATCCCGCTTAAGCTATCCGCGCGCCACGCTCTGCCCGTCCGCCAGAAAACGGCTGATCCCGATATCAGTCAGCGGGTGGCGTATCATCTGCATCAGCACATTATAGGGAACGGTAGCAATGTGAGCCCCGACCTTAGCGGCCGCGATACAGTGCTCAGGGTGCCGGATACTGGCGGCGATCACCTCGGTTTTCAAGTCATCATACTTACCAAAGACGTCAACGATATCCCCGACCAGTTTCATGCCGTCACTGCCGATATCATCCAGTCGGCCGACAAAGGGGCTGACATAGGCGGCGCCGGCCCGCGCTCCCAGCAGGGCCTGATTCAATGAGAAACAGAGGGTGAAGTTCACCTTGATGCCTTCTCCCGCCAGGACCGAGGTCACTTCCAGACCGTCAGCCGTAGCCGGGATCTTAATGATGATATTGGGCGCCCAGCGCGCGATTTGACGTGCCTGTTCAATCATCGGCTTGACCCCTTCAACCAGCACCTCGGCGGAAATCGGCCCGCAGTCAACCGCGCAAATCTCTTTGATGGCAGCTTCATAGTCTTTGATCCCAGCCTGGGAGACCAGGCTGGGATTGGTAGTAACGCCGCTGATAACACCCAGCTTGACCGCCCGTTTTATCTGGTCAAGATTAGCTGTATCCAGGAAAATACGCATCCAGTCCTCTCAGCAATGTTATTTATCCGTTAAGTCGAAAAGGGCAGCGATGGCTGTGCCCCTTCCCGCAGTACGTCCCTGGCAACTCCGATAAAGTCTCGGAAGAGGGGATGGGCACGGCCGGGACGGGAGGTAAATTCGGGGTGGCACTGGCAACTGACCATCCAGGGGTGGCCGGTCAGCTCACAGAACTCCACCAGATTACCGTCAGGGGACAGGCCACTGCAGACCATTCCCGCCTTTTCGAGCTGGTCGCGGAAGCGGTTGTTAAACTCGTAGCGGTGCCGGTGACGTTCCTGAATCAGGTTCCGTCCGTAAGCCTTGGACACCAGAGTACCTTCAACCAGTTGACAGGGGTAATCACCCAGGCGCATGGTACTGCCCTTGTCCTGCGTCTTTTTCTGACCGGGAAGCAGGTCAATAACCGGATGAGGAGTAGCTTCATTAAACTCGGTAGAGTTTGCCTCGGGGGAGTTCAGGGCATGGCGGGCAAATTCAATCACCATGACCTGCATCCCCAGGCATAATCCAAGGTAGGGGATTTTATTCTCCCGGGCATAGCGGGCGGCTTCTATCATGCCTTCAATCCCCCTGATACCGAAACCGCCGGGAACAACGATGCCCTGGGCGGAACGCAGCAAAGCCTCTCCACCCTCCTTCTCCAAATCCTCCGATGAGACCCAGATGAGATTAACGTCCCGGTTATGGTGGAGGGCGGCGTGCTGCAAGGCTTCACGTACCGAATAATAAGAGTCCTTTAAGTCCACATATTTGCCGACCAGGGCGATGTTAACCGGCTCACGGGGCCTTTTGAGAGATGCCACCAGTTTCCGCCACTCGCTCAGGTCACTGCGGCGCGCTTCAAGTTCGAGCTTGTCCGTAATCAGCTGTCCCAGTCCTTCTTCTTCCAGTACCAGCGGTACTTCATAGATGGTGTCCACTGTGGGCAGGGGAATAACCCCCTGACGCTCGACGTCACAAAAGCGGGATATCTTGTCCCTTAGCGCCTCCGGAATAGGGTGGTCACTACGGCAGATGATAATATCAGGCTGGATACCGATACGGCGCAACTCATTGACGCTGTGCTGAGTAGGCTTGGTCTTCAGCTCCTGGGTCGTCGCCAGATAGGGCAACAGCGTGACATGGATATAGAGCACATTGTGCCGCCCGACGTCATTTCTCATCTGCCTGATAGCTTCCAGGAAGGGCTGTCCCTCAATATCGCCGACAGTACCGCCCACCTCGATGATAACCACCTCCGCCCCGGACTGTTCAGCCAGCTTTTTAAAGCGGTCCTTTATCTCCGTAGTAACATGAGGCACCACCTGAATGGTGCCCCCGAGAAAATCACCCCGCCGCTCCTTGGCGATAACGGCGCTGTATATCTGCCCCGAGGTAATATTAGAATCACTGGTCAACTCAATGTCAATGAAGCGTTCGTAGTTGCCCAGGTCAAGGTCAGTCTCGGCGCCATCCCTGGTAACAAACACCTCGCCATGCTGGTAGGGGGACATTGTTCCGGGATCAACATTAAGATAGGGGTCCAGCTTCTGCACGGAGACGGTAATCTGGCGACTCTTCAGAATGGTACCAATTGAACCGACAGTGATACCCTTACCAACTGAACTGACTACGCCACCGGTAACAAAGATGTATTTCGCCATACAGGAAAACCAGGCTAAACCTTAAGGGTACTATGAAAGATAACTCACGCTGGAAATTTTGGGCAAGAAGTGAAGCAAGGGGTTTCTCTTTATTATAGAAAGAGAAATGTTAATTTGTCAAGTTTTTGTACTGACCGGTTCTTCAGTACCCCCGGATTCCGTGAGATTTCAAACCCGTTAAACTTTACCCGGCACGATGAATCCTGCTCTGTGCTATAATCCAGCTATGAAACGGGAACTTGTGGATATTTTAGCCTGTCCGGTATGCAAGGGGGAGCTGGAACTGAGCGTGGCAGAGGAGGATGAAGAGGAAGTAGTCAGCGGCTCTCTTTACTGCCCGAAGTGCCGGACACGCTATCCTATTACGGATACCATCCCCAACCTGCTGCCCCCGGAGCGTACAGATTCGTCCTGATACTAACCCTATCCCCTTTGCCCTATTCCCCTAAACAAGGGGCTTATATCAAATGTTACTCTGAAGGAGCACATTCGCTTCGCTCAGTGTAAACTCCGCGACCGAAGAATCTGTGGGTGGGGTACGAGTGAGTCTACACCGCCCCAAGACCCTTCGCCGCGCTCAGGGTGACACGAAAATAGTTCTTTCAGGGCAAAGCACGCTTAAGAGGAAGTTTTAAGTAATCTAGCAGTCCGGGGTATAGGTCACCCAGCTCTCGGGTGATTCCCATACCTCCACCGCGGAGAGAGAAGCCCCGTCTCCCGCCAGCCCCGGTTCAAGCTCCTTATAGATGGTGGCCGCGATATTTTCCGATGACGGGTTTATCTTATCAAAGGGAGGCACGTCATTGAGACAGGCATGGTCAAAGCGGGACAGGATACCGGACAGATGCTGCTTCAGCACCGTGAAGTCATAAGCCAGTCCAATATCATCAACACCGGCTGCGGTTACCTGTACCACCACCTTGTAACGGTGCCCGTGCAGCGCCTCACACTTCCCCTGGTAGCCCCTCAGGAAATGGGCGGCGTCAAAATGGTCTTCTACGGATACCCGGTACATCGTGCCTTCTTAACTACCTCCCCATTTGAGCACGCCCTGCTTCTCGGTCACCGCCCGCAATAGCTCCCTGACCGTCTTGCCGCTTACCGGGTGCACCAGGTCAGGGGCAATCTCCGCCAGCGGAACCAGGACAAAAGCCCTTTCCGCCAGCCGGGGGTGGGGAATAACCAGCTCCGGGGTTTCAATAACCTGGTCGCCGTAGAACAGGATGTCAATGTCAATAGGGCGGGGGGCACCATGGGTATTCGGCGCTCTGCCCAGCTTGCGCTCAATACCCTTGGCCAGTGTCAGCAATGCCTCCGGCGCCAGCCTGGTATCCACCTGACACACCAGATTAAGGAAACGGGGCTGATTGGTGTTCCCTACCGGCTCGGTATCGTATACCGACGATACCTTTCTTACCGGTAGCCTCTGTGAGAGCAGGTTCAACGCCAGATCCAGATTACCCTGG encodes the following:
- the uvrC gene encoding excinuclease ABC subunit UvrC, yielding MASSLVNEQLKQLPSGPGVYLMRDAEGNILYVGKGANLQNRVRSYFGSGQKLSPKLQRLVARVHDLDFFVTTSEQEALILELNLIKRHHPHYNVRLKDDKAFPYLNIDLTEDCPRVCVTRRLEENGGRYFGPFASARSVRQTLKVLRGIFLFRSCSRTITGNDRQPCLDYHINHCLGPCIGAVSKQEYDDVIKQVILFLEGKQGTVVRKLEGQMRRAAEALDFEKAALLRDQIQAMRRVVEGQRIAATVRGEQDVIAFAQDRDQACAQVFFIRGGKLIGRESFVLQGTQHEAPPQIMTDFVKQFYGSSPYVPPLLLLQHPVEDMAVVRDWLQSRRGARVDIQVPGRGNRKQLVQIVAENARQELEQLKIKKLASPKVLEAALAEVQEELRLPRLPARMEGYDISNIQGTDAVGSMVVFEGGKPKPALYRRFRIKMVPGANDYAMLQEVISRRFRRLKSRDAAAPDAWAGLPDLILIDGGKGQLNAALAALEEAGAGDVPAAGLAKENEEIFLPREKAPVVLPRSSPGLQLLQRLRDEAHRFALSYHQKVRKKGTFVSVLDTVPGIGARRKRSLLRHFGSVQAIREATVEEIARVKGITASLAKRIKGYLG
- the rho gene encoding transcription termination factor Rho, whose product is MDMNQLESKSKDELIELAKEMDITNHSGLKKQDIIMRLLQAYTEQEGNTFCSGILEIMSDGYGFLRNGTLLPSATDIYVSQSQIRRFGLRNGDMVAGQGRPARAGEKYFSLLRVEAVNDLNPELAKGRPHFGALTPTFPDRLIDLETPANDIAARLINLIAPIGRGQRGLIVSPPKAGKTMLLKSIANCTSNNYTDIHLLVCLVGERPEEVTDMKRSVRGEVIAATFDEPVENQTRVAELALDRAKRMVESGKDVFILLDGITRLTRAYNLAMPSSGRTLSGGIDPAALYPAKHFFGAARNTAEGGSLTILATCLVDTGSRMDDLIYEEFKGTGNMEVHLDRRLAERRTFPAIDIQRSGTRREELLLGEETLKQVWLLRRMASMISSDSANLAEATERIIDRLRKTKTNAEFLANLIRET
- the fsa gene encoding fructose-6-phosphate aldolase, giving the protein MRIFLDTANLDQIKRAVKLGVISGVTTNPSLVSQAGIKDYEAAIKEICAVDCGPISAEVLVEGVKPMIEQARQIARWAPNIIIKIPATADGLEVTSVLAGEGIKVNFTLCFSLNQALLGARAGAAYVSPFVGRLDDIGSDGMKLVGDIVDVFGKYDDLKTEVIAASIRHPEHCIAAAKVGAHIATVPYNVLMQMIRHPLTDIGISRFLADGQSVARG
- a CDS encoding CTP synthase, producing MAKYIFVTGGVVSSVGKGITVGSIGTILKSRQITVSVQKLDPYLNVDPGTMSPYQHGEVFVTRDGAETDLDLGNYERFIDIELTSDSNITSGQIYSAVIAKERRGDFLGGTIQVVPHVTTEIKDRFKKLAEQSGAEVVIIEVGGTVGDIEGQPFLEAIRQMRNDVGRHNVLYIHVTLLPYLATTQELKTKPTQHSVNELRRIGIQPDIIICRSDHPIPEALRDKISRFCDVERQGVIPLPTVDTIYEVPLVLEEEGLGQLITDKLELEARRSDLSEWRKLVASLKRPREPVNIALVGKYVDLKDSYYSVREALQHAALHHNRDVNLIWVSSEDLEKEGGEALLRSAQGIVVPGGFGIRGIEGMIEAARYARENKIPYLGLCLGMQVMVIEFARHALNSPEANSTEFNEATPHPVIDLLPGQKKTQDKGSTMRLGDYPCQLVEGTLVSKAYGRNLIQERHRHRYEFNNRFRDQLEKAGMVCSGLSPDGNLVEFCELTGHPWMVSCQCHPEFTSRPGRAHPLFRDFIGVARDVLREGAQPSLPFST
- a CDS encoding methytransferase partner Trm112, whose translation is MKRELVDILACPVCKGELELSVAEEDEEEVVSGSLYCPKCRTRYPITDTIPNLLPPERTDSS
- the queD gene encoding 6-carboxytetrahydropterin synthase QueD, with protein sequence MYRVSVEDHFDAAHFLRGYQGKCEALHGHRYKVVVQVTAAGVDDIGLAYDFTVLKQHLSGILSRFDHACLNDVPPFDKINPSSENIAATIYKELEPGLAGDGASLSAVEVWESPESWVTYTPDC
- the folK gene encoding 2-amino-4-hydroxy-6-hydroxymethyldihydropteridine diphosphokinase, which produces MSFEPVAAYLGLGSNLGDRQGNLDLALNLLSQRLPVRKVSSVYDTEPVGNTNQPRFLNLVCQVDTRLAPEALLTLAKGIERKLGRAPNTHGAPRPIDIDILFYGDQVIETPELVIPHPRLAERAFVLVPLAEIAPDLVHPVSGKTVRELLRAVTEKQGVLKWGGS